The following are encoded in a window of Clostridium thermarum genomic DNA:
- the sleB gene encoding spore cortex-lytic enzyme has translation MLGKFFEGRRKALYAVVIIVTYMVTTFFLMPYQNAVNAVTYSYGSKGSVVREIQTRLKRWGYYNAAVDGIYGYRTFTAVKAFQKKNGLKVDGVTGTQTLKALGINTGTASGGSKTTAANTTSDQNVLLLARVINGEARGEPYEGQVAVGAVVLNRTRDSRFPNTIAGVVYQPGAFTAIVDGQIHAEMQQTSINAARDALNGWDPSGGAVFYYNPAKTTNKWIWSRPVIKVIGKHKFCK, from the coding sequence ATGTTAGGAAAATTCTTTGAGGGGAGAAGAAAGGCTTTATATGCAGTGGTGATTATAGTAACCTATATGGTAACTACGTTTTTTTTGATGCCATATCAAAATGCAGTTAATGCTGTTACATACTCCTATGGCTCAAAGGGAAGCGTAGTAAGGGAAATTCAGACTAGGTTAAAGCGATGGGGATATTATAATGCAGCCGTAGATGGGATTTATGGCTATAGGACCTTCACGGCGGTTAAGGCTTTTCAAAAGAAGAATGGCTTGAAGGTAGACGGAGTTACAGGAACTCAAACGTTGAAAGCTTTAGGTATAAATACTGGAACTGCATCTGGCGGCTCCAAAACCACAGCTGCAAATACAACAAGTGACCAAAATGTTCTGCTGTTGGCAAGAGTAATCAATGGTGAGGCAAGAGGTGAACCCTACGAAGGCCAGGTGGCAGTAGGAGCAGTTGTGTTAAATAGGACCCGTGACTCAAGATTTCCAAACACTATAGCCGGAGTGGTCTACCAACCGGGAGCCTTTACTGCTATAGTGGACGGACAAATACATGCAGAAATGCAGCAGACATCTATTAATGCAGCTAGAGATGCATTAAATGGATGGGATCCAAGTGGAGGAGCAGTTTTTTACTATAATCCCGCTAAAACAACCAATAAATGGATTTGGTCAAGACCGGTGATAAAGGTTATTGGAAAGCATAAATTCTGCAAGTAA
- a CDS encoding magnesium transporter codes for MNRLTSVLLSSILYRDVYDEFEESIGKLFDIYVTTEEGYPRAIGYKVKKDGEVFNYEFRNIQFFEGVKGRITIKVRGVKDIIPRTYSYLLSKHLLNKQIVDVNGKKVVRVNDLKIAEIAGELRVVAVDSGVLALGRRFGLEGALKAFYKIFKKDPSDTIIMWDDVESLEMVNANLKLSVPYKKLSKLHPADLADILEDMDSEYRTKIFESLDENLAADTLEEIEPEIQADILQSMSESKAAEVLEAMPNDEIADILDEVDAETAEKILMNMEKDDADEVRELMGYEDETVGSIMNLDYISFNMDITVSETIDLLRELKPDDEIANYIYVTDKDNQLEGVFSLRDLIVAAPDTHIREIMNTNIIKVNVTDSIEHTVEQAIKYDLISVPVLDEEGKLCGIVIIHDIIDDYFYNNKRRKIKKNA; via the coding sequence ATGAATAGACTAACAAGCGTGTTATTAAGCTCCATTCTTTACAGAGATGTTTACGATGAATTTGAAGAAAGCATCGGTAAGCTTTTTGATATTTACGTCACAACAGAAGAGGGATATCCTCGTGCTATAGGCTACAAGGTAAAGAAGGATGGTGAAGTCTTTAACTATGAATTCAGAAATATTCAGTTTTTTGAAGGAGTTAAAGGCAGGATTACTATAAAGGTTAGAGGAGTAAAGGATATTATTCCTAGAACCTACTCCTATTTACTTTCAAAGCATCTTCTAAACAAGCAAATTGTAGATGTTAACGGTAAGAAAGTTGTCAGGGTTAATGATTTGAAGATTGCTGAAATAGCCGGTGAACTTAGAGTTGTAGCGGTGGACTCCGGAGTATTGGCTCTGGGAAGAAGGTTTGGATTAGAGGGAGCCCTTAAGGCTTTCTATAAGATTTTTAAAAAGGACCCTTCTGATACCATAATTATGTGGGATGATGTTGAGTCTTTGGAAATGGTCAATGCCAACTTAAAATTATCTGTTCCCTATAAAAAGCTATCAAAGCTGCATCCTGCAGACTTGGCAGATATACTTGAGGATATGGATTCTGAATATAGAACAAAAATTTTTGAGAGTTTAGACGAAAACTTGGCAGCGGATACCCTGGAGGAAATTGAACCTGAAATACAGGCAGATATTCTTCAATCTATGAGTGAGTCCAAGGCTGCAGAAGTTTTGGAAGCAATGCCTAATGACGAAATTGCAGATATTTTGGATGAGGTGGACGCCGAGACTGCTGAGAAGATCTTGATGAATATGGAAAAAGATGATGCCGATGAAGTTCGTGAACTTATGGGTTACGAAGATGAAACTGTAGGAAGTATAATGAATCTGGATTATATATCCTTCAACATGGATATAACTGTAAGTGAAACTATAGATCTTTTAAGAGAGCTAAAACCTGATGATGAAATTGCAAATTATATTTATGTGACAGATAAAGATAATCAACTGGAAGGAGTTTTTTCCTTAAGAGATTTAATTGTAGCAGCGCCGGATACCCACATCAGGGAAATAATGAATACAAATATTATCAAAGTAAATGTAACGGACAGCATTGAGCATACAGTAGAACAGGCCATAAAATACGATCTGATTTCTGTGCCGGTATTGGATGAAGAAGGTAAACTTTGCGGAATTGTAATTATACATGATATTATAGATGATTATTTTTATAACAATAAGAGAAGAAAAATTAAAAAGAATGCATAA
- a CDS encoding YgiQ family radical SAM protein, with protein MKLSMDFLPVCKEDLIKRNISELDFIVVTGDAYVDHPSFGAAVIGRVLEAQGFTVGIIAQPNWKNVDDFKKLGKPTKAFLVTSGNIDSMVNHYTSAKRRRRNDLYSPGGKPGYRPDRALIVYCNKIREAYKDAPIIVGGIEASLRRFAHYDYWDDSVRRGILLDCRADLLVYGMGEKTIVQIADMLRYGGNIKNLTNIRGTMYLAKIIDDLTDYVEVPSYEQVSTDKKAYGVSFKLESAEQDPISGKMLIQKHGNEYLVQNPPQFPLTVEEMDDYYSIPYRREIHPMYEGLGGIPALQEVKFSITSHRGCFGSCSFCALTFHQGRIIQNRSADSVVDEAKLLTSLKDFKGYIHDVGGPTANFRHRACKIQDQRGACKGRQCMFPNPCKNLIIDHSEYLGVLRRVRKLSGVKKVFVRSGIRYDYLLYDKNEEFFKELCEHHISGQLKVAPEHISDKVLRQMGKPTKEVYDKFTKKYFDINKKLNKKQYLVPYLMSSHPGSDLNAAIELALYIKEMGYTPEQVQDFYPTPGSLSTTIYYTGFNPITGEKVYVPKTQEEKDMQRALLQYKVPENYKLVREALIKAGRQDLIGRGKHCLIPSSPPKKTKGRKV; from the coding sequence ATGAAATTAAGTATGGACTTCCTACCTGTTTGCAAGGAGGATTTAATTAAGCGAAATATCAGTGAATTAGACTTTATTGTAGTCACCGGAGATGCATATGTGGATCATCCCTCCTTTGGGGCTGCGGTAATAGGAAGAGTTTTGGAAGCCCAAGGTTTTACCGTAGGCATTATAGCTCAACCCAATTGGAAAAACGTTGATGACTTTAAAAAACTAGGCAAACCTACCAAGGCCTTTCTTGTAACTTCTGGTAATATAGACTCCATGGTAAATCATTATACTTCTGCAAAGCGCAGAAGAAGAAACGACTTATATTCTCCCGGTGGTAAGCCAGGTTATCGCCCGGATAGAGCTCTTATTGTATACTGTAACAAGATTAGAGAAGCCTATAAGGATGCACCCATTATCGTTGGTGGTATAGAAGCCAGTCTCAGAAGATTTGCTCACTATGACTATTGGGACGACAGTGTCAGAAGAGGAATATTATTAGATTGCCGAGCAGATCTTTTGGTATATGGAATGGGCGAAAAGACTATTGTTCAAATAGCAGATATGCTTAGATATGGAGGAAATATAAAGAATCTCACAAACATTCGAGGTACTATGTACTTAGCTAAGATTATAGATGATCTCACAGACTATGTAGAAGTTCCCTCCTATGAACAAGTGTCTACTGATAAAAAAGCCTATGGTGTAAGCTTCAAGTTAGAATCCGCAGAGCAGGATCCTATCAGTGGCAAGATGCTCATACAAAAGCACGGTAATGAATATTTGGTGCAGAATCCTCCTCAGTTCCCTCTCACTGTTGAAGAAATGGATGACTACTATAGTATACCATATAGACGTGAAATTCACCCAATGTATGAAGGCCTTGGAGGTATACCTGCCCTACAGGAAGTTAAATTTTCCATAACCAGCCACAGAGGTTGTTTTGGTTCCTGTTCCTTCTGTGCTTTAACTTTTCATCAAGGTAGAATAATTCAAAACAGAAGTGCCGATTCTGTGGTTGATGAAGCAAAGCTATTAACCAGCCTAAAGGATTTTAAAGGATACATACATGACGTGGGGGGACCTACAGCTAATTTTAGACACAGAGCCTGCAAAATCCAAGATCAAAGAGGTGCATGCAAGGGTAGGCAATGTATGTTCCCTAACCCCTGTAAGAACCTCATTATAGATCACAGCGAATATTTGGGAGTTTTAAGAAGAGTCCGCAAGCTTTCCGGAGTTAAAAAAGTATTTGTCCGTTCAGGCATCCGGTACGACTATCTTCTATACGATAAAAACGAGGAATTCTTCAAGGAGTTATGTGAGCATCATATAAGCGGTCAGTTAAAGGTCGCTCCCGAGCATATCAGTGACAAAGTGCTTCGGCAAATGGGTAAACCAACTAAGGAGGTGTATGATAAATTTACCAAAAAGTACTTTGATATAAATAAAAAGTTAAACAAAAAGCAGTATCTTGTGCCCTATCTTATGTCCAGTCATCCCGGATCAGATTTAAACGCTGCAATAGAACTGGCTTTATATATAAAGGAAATGGGCTATACCCCTGAACAGGTTCAGGATTTCTATCCCACTCCCGGCAGTCTTTCTACAACTATCTACTACACCGGCTTTAATCCGATTACAGGCGAAAAAGTATATGTGCCTAAGACCCAAGAAGAGAAAGATATGCAGCGGGCATTGCTACAATATAAGGTTCCCGAAAACTACAAGCTGGTTCGTGAAGCCCTTATTAAAGCAGGCAGACAAGACCTCATAGGTAGGGGTAAACATTGTCTTATCCCAAGCAGCCCACCTAAAAAGACTAAAGGACGAAAGGTTTAA
- a CDS encoding YegS/Rv2252/BmrU family lipid kinase: protein MKKVKFIYNPYSGENSIITDLDKVIMAHQKYGYTVIPYRISLGCNLQDGLKDLDQEYQYILIAGGDGTVDNVVNYMKEMNITLPIGILPVGTANDFAKYIGMPQDVEEACERILNSSPRKLDLGKINDKHFINVASTGLFTDVSQKTDVNLKNTMGKLAYYIKGIEQIPNFRSLKIKVESSEMSYDGDMYLMLIFNGQTAGNLKLAYKASLEDGLLDVIIIKPSMIKDIVSLFIKILRGDHLEEGHNNALVYFRTNKLTIECHEDIVTDIDGERGPDFPLTIECIKGGMEVLGIVH from the coding sequence ATGAAAAAGGTTAAATTTATTTACAATCCATATTCTGGGGAAAACTCTATTATAACAGATTTGGATAAGGTTATAATGGCCCATCAAAAGTACGGTTACACTGTAATTCCCTATAGAATAAGTCTTGGCTGTAATCTACAGGATGGGCTGAAAGATCTAGACCAGGAATACCAATACATTTTGATTGCCGGTGGAGATGGCACTGTTGATAACGTAGTAAATTACATGAAAGAAATGAACATAACTTTGCCCATTGGCATATTGCCCGTTGGTACTGCAAATGATTTTGCAAAATACATAGGTATGCCCCAAGACGTTGAAGAAGCCTGTGAGAGAATACTAAACAGCAGTCCCCGTAAATTAGATCTTGGTAAGATAAATGACAAGCATTTTATAAATGTAGCCAGCACAGGCCTTTTTACAGATGTATCACAAAAAACTGATGTGAATTTAAAAAATACTATGGGAAAGTTGGCTTATTACATAAAAGGAATAGAGCAGATTCCAAACTTTAGAAGCCTTAAAATCAAGGTAGAATCATCTGAAATGAGTTACGATGGAGATATGTATCTTATGCTAATATTTAATGGACAAACCGCAGGTAACCTTAAATTGGCATATAAGGCATCTTTAGAAGATGGACTCTTGGATGTAATTATCATAAAACCATCAATGATTAAGGATATTGTATCGCTGTTTATCAAAATTCTAAGGGGGGACCACTTAGAGGAAGGTCATAATAATGCCCTTGTATATTTTAGAACCAATAAGCTGACAATAGAATGCCACGAAGACATCGTAACGGATATAGATGGAGAGAGAGGACCCGACTTTCCATTGACCATCGAGTGCATAAAGGGCGGCATGGAGGTACTAGGTATAGTGCACTAA
- a CDS encoding CBS domain-containing protein, with the protein MKVKDVMTKDIAYVNADDNVERAAQLMSEYNVGSVPVCENGKVIGIVTDRDIALRSVAKGTECKNQTVRDIMTSNPVCGYPDQDIHDAARVMSERQIRRLPIVENGTLVGMLALGDIAVEPTLSDNAEEALKNISEPCSPSCS; encoded by the coding sequence ATGAAGGTAAAAGACGTAATGACAAAAGATATAGCCTATGTTAATGCTGATGATAATGTTGAAAGAGCAGCGCAGCTTATGAGTGAATATAACGTTGGATCAGTTCCGGTATGCGAAAATGGAAAGGTAATAGGAATAGTAACTGATAGAGATATTGCACTAAGATCTGTTGCAAAAGGAACAGAGTGCAAGAATCAAACTGTAAGAGATATAATGACCTCAAATCCTGTATGCGGTTATCCAGACCAGGATATACATGATGCTGCGAGAGTAATGAGCGAAAGACAAATAAGAAGACTGCCTATAGTTGAAAACGGAACATTGGTGGGGATGTTGGCATTAGGTGATATAGCTGTTGAACCAACCTTAAGCGATAATGCAGAGGAAGCATTAAAAAATATATCTGAGCCATGTAGCCCCAGCTGTAGTTAG
- the pssA gene encoding CDP-diacylglycerol--serine O-phosphatidyltransferase, whose translation MHKNAIPNLFTLGNLSCGILSIIMTFHKGDFKLACFFILLAGLMDRYDGRVARLLNVSSDIGKELDSLADLVSFGVAPSILVFSMYKLYEMGLLGYFIVLIFPIAGAYRLARYNCTSFDGIFLGVPITIAGSFMALFAFLTIEKPSNVLFPITFLIVLSYLMISKLRIKKV comes from the coding sequence ATGCACAAAAATGCAATTCCTAATCTTTTTACTTTAGGAAACCTATCTTGTGGCATATTATCCATAATAATGACCTTTCATAAGGGAGATTTTAAGTTAGCTTGTTTCTTCATTCTTCTTGCAGGACTTATGGATAGATATGATGGTAGAGTTGCAAGATTACTTAATGTTTCAAGTGATATTGGTAAAGAGCTAGACTCATTAGCAGATCTTGTATCTTTTGGTGTAGCTCCATCAATATTGGTATTTTCAATGTATAAGCTTTATGAAATGGGCCTATTAGGTTATTTTATAGTATTGATTTTTCCCATAGCCGGTGCTTATAGATTAGCAAGATATAATTGTACTAGCTTTGACGGAATATTCTTGGGAGTACCAATAACTATTGCCGGATCCTTTATGGCACTATTTGCTTTTTTAACCATAGAGAAACCGTCAAATGTATTATTCCCAATAACTTTTCTAATTGTACTTTCATATTTGATGATAAGCAAGTTAAGAATAAAAAAGGTGTAA
- the sdaAA gene encoding L-serine ammonia-lyase, iron-sulfur-dependent, subunit alpha has product MAVSGEELLRICKTESIPIYEYAIRKEMEAGYSREEVIGKMRRNLEVMKESADFKRKNILTSVGGLIGSESYRLNKYIDKGNSIVGDTILKAMARAFSCSEVNASMGRIVAAPTAGSCGIIPAALITAAESTGKGDEDIINALFTAGQVGIIIATNATVAGAEGGCQAECGSAAAMAAAALVEMQGGKPETSLQAAGIALQNVMGLICDPIAGLVESPCSKRNASGVVNALCSAEMALAGVASVIPFDEVIEAMYRVGKSLPYELRETALGGLAATPTGEKYKRDIMGA; this is encoded by the coding sequence ATGGCGGTATCCGGTGAAGAATTATTAAGAATTTGCAAAACGGAAAGTATACCAATTTACGAGTATGCTATACGAAAAGAGATGGAAGCTGGGTATAGCAGAGAAGAAGTAATAGGAAAGATGAGAAGAAATCTGGAAGTAATGAAGGAATCAGCTGATTTCAAGAGGAAAAATATACTTACTTCTGTAGGGGGGCTAATTGGGTCTGAATCCTATAGATTAAATAAGTACATAGATAAAGGAAACTCAATTGTGGGTGATACTATATTAAAGGCAATGGCCAGAGCCTTTTCCTGTTCTGAGGTAAATGCCTCCATGGGTAGAATAGTCGCTGCACCTACTGCGGGAAGCTGTGGTATTATCCCAGCAGCTTTGATAACAGCTGCTGAAAGCACCGGTAAGGGTGATGAAGATATTATAAATGCATTGTTTACTGCCGGCCAGGTGGGAATAATAATTGCTACAAATGCTACGGTTGCAGGGGCTGAAGGTGGATGTCAGGCTGAGTGCGGCTCAGCAGCGGCGATGGCAGCAGCAGCTTTGGTAGAAATGCAAGGGGGAAAGCCGGAAACCTCCTTACAGGCAGCTGGAATTGCCCTGCAGAACGTGATGGGCTTAATTTGTGATCCTATTGCAGGCTTGGTTGAAAGCCCTTGTTCAAAAAGAAATGCGTCAGGAGTAGTCAATGCCCTATGTTCAGCTGAAATGGCCTTAGCTGGTGTAGCCAGTGTTATACCCTTTGATGAAGTTATAGAAGCTATGTACAGAGTAGGAAAAAGCTTGCCCTATGAGCTAAGAGAAACAGCCCTTGGAGGTTTAGCTGCTACTCCTACAGGAGAAAAATATAAAAGGGATATTATGGGGGCATAA
- the sdaAB gene encoding L-serine ammonia-lyase, iron-sulfur-dependent subunit beta yields MKSYSVFDIIGPIMIGPSSSHTAGAARLGKMAALMSGGTIRKVQFMLHGSFAKTYKGHGTDKALVAGIMLMDPWDERIRESLKIARERNIDISFSEINLPEAHPNSVKFLITRDDGKITEIIGASIGGGSIIINYIDGDRVDFTGEYPTIIIKHKDVPGVVSKVTTILYEGGVNIAFMKVFRSDKGQRATMIFECDQKINTTIESRIAEIEDISGIRVINPLVEGDK; encoded by the coding sequence TTGAAAAGCTACAGTGTTTTTGATATTATTGGGCCCATTATGATAGGTCCCTCCAGCTCTCACACTGCCGGTGCTGCCAGGCTTGGGAAGATGGCGGCATTGATGTCGGGCGGGACCATAAGAAAAGTGCAATTTATGCTTCATGGCTCTTTTGCAAAAACCTATAAGGGTCATGGTACCGATAAGGCCTTAGTTGCCGGTATAATGCTCATGGATCCATGGGACGAGAGAATAAGAGAATCTTTGAAAATCGCAAGGGAAAGGAATATAGATATTTCCTTTTCGGAAATTAATTTACCGGAGGCCCATCCAAATTCAGTAAAGTTTTTAATAACAAGAGACGACGGGAAAATTACTGAAATAATAGGGGCTTCAATTGGCGGTGGCAGCATTATAATCAATTATATTGATGGAGACAGAGTGGATTTCACCGGAGAATATCCAACAATCATAATCAAACATAAGGATGTTCCGGGGGTGGTATCAAAGGTAACAACAATTCTTTATGAAGGCGGCGTAAATATTGCCTTTATGAAAGTTTTCAGAAGTGATAAAGGACAAAGAGCTACCATGATATTTGAATGTGATCAGAAGATAAATACGACTATAGAGTCTAGAATAGCAGAGATAGAGGATATCTCAGGGATAAGAGTAATAAATCCTTTAGTGGAAGGAGATAAATAA
- a CDS encoding nucleoside kinase, with protein sequence MSKINLLLQNGNNVVVDRGTTVCDIIREFKLEGDIPPILGKVNNNYLELSSEVTESGTFEVVDIRNSIGMKAYVRTLQFILIKAVYDLFPNATISIEHTISKGLFGEIHKEPALDSEDIIKIKARMTEIINRNLPINKVYVVKEEAIMIFEGYGLADKVRLLKHIDIQRLKLYELDGRYDYFYGFMADSTGIANIFDLIYYEPGFLLRFPTEANPNEIPPLVERKKLAKIFYETEQWGNILGVGDVGSLNDKVESGEIIDIIRVAEALHEKKIANIADMINDRKEIKVVLIAGPSSSGKTTFSKRLGIQLRVNGHIPIPISLDDYFVDREHTPLDEDGKPDFESLYALDLDLFNRHLVYLLEGKEIEIPTFNFKTGKREWNGEKLSLPKNGVLVIEGIHGLNDLLTSTVPAENKFKIYISALTQLNLDDHNRIATTDVRIIRRIVRDFLSRGYGGEQTLMMWPSIRRGEEKNIFVFQEESDVMFNSTLVYELCVLKKFAMEELSKIKNDSPVYYEACKLKSFLSFFKEVDTSLVPENSILREFIGGSCFYKY encoded by the coding sequence ATGAGCAAAATAAATTTATTACTGCAAAATGGTAACAATGTAGTTGTTGATAGAGGAACCACAGTATGTGATATTATAAGAGAATTTAAATTAGAAGGGGACATTCCCCCAATTCTAGGTAAAGTAAACAACAATTATTTGGAGTTATCCAGTGAAGTCACTGAATCTGGAACTTTTGAAGTTGTAGACATAAGGAACAGCATTGGTATGAAAGCTTATGTCAGAACACTTCAGTTTATCCTGATAAAAGCAGTATATGATCTGTTTCCAAATGCAACAATAAGTATAGAGCATACAATAAGTAAAGGGCTCTTTGGAGAAATTCATAAAGAACCCGCACTAGACAGTGAAGACATAATTAAAATAAAAGCAAGGATGACAGAAATTATTAACAGAAACTTACCAATTAATAAGGTGTATGTGGTAAAAGAAGAAGCGATAATGATTTTCGAAGGCTATGGATTGGCGGATAAGGTTAGACTGCTAAAACATATTGACATCCAAAGACTTAAACTGTACGAACTTGATGGAAGATATGATTACTTCTATGGTTTCATGGCAGATTCAACAGGTATAGCTAATATATTCGATCTCATATATTACGAACCGGGTTTTCTACTTAGATTTCCAACAGAGGCTAATCCTAATGAAATCCCCCCTTTGGTAGAGAGAAAAAAACTTGCAAAAATTTTCTATGAAACTGAGCAGTGGGGAAATATTTTGGGAGTGGGAGATGTGGGATCTTTAAATGATAAGGTTGAAAGCGGAGAGATTATTGATATAATCAGAGTAGCAGAGGCGCTGCATGAAAAGAAGATTGCAAATATAGCTGATATGATTAATGACAGAAAAGAGATTAAAGTAGTACTTATAGCTGGGCCATCCTCTTCAGGAAAAACCACTTTTTCCAAGAGACTTGGCATACAGCTTAGAGTTAACGGCCATATACCTATTCCTATATCCTTGGATGATTACTTTGTAGATAGAGAACATACTCCATTAGATGAAGATGGAAAACCGGATTTTGAGTCACTATATGCTTTGGATTTAGATTTATTTAATAGGCATTTGGTATATTTGCTGGAGGGAAAAGAAATAGAAATTCCAACCTTCAATTTTAAGACAGGAAAGAGGGAATGGAATGGAGAAAAACTATCCCTTCCTAAAAATGGGGTGTTGGTAATCGAGGGTATACATGGTCTGAACGACCTGCTTACATCCACTGTACCAGCTGAGAATAAGTTTAAAATCTATATAAGTGCCTTAACTCAGCTTAATCTGGATGACCATAACCGAATTGCAACTACAGACGTAAGAATAATCAGAAGGATAGTGCGAGATTTCCTTTCCAGAGGTTATGGTGGAGAGCAGACCTTGATGATGTGGCCTTCCATAAGACGAGGAGAGGAAAAAAATATCTTTGTTTTCCAAGAAGAGTCCGACGTAATGTTTAACTCCACTCTCGTGTATGAATTATGTGTTCTGAAAAAATTTGCTATGGAAGAGCTTTCTAAAATAAAAAACGACAGCCCAGTATACTACGAGGCTTGCAAGTTAAAAAGCTTCTTGAGCTTCTTTAAGGAAGTAGATACTTCGTTAGTTCCCGAAAATTCAATTCTAAGGGAATTTATCGGCGGAAGCTGCTTCTACAAATATTGA
- a CDS encoding DUF421 domain-containing protein, whose product MFILLFRTIILFVAVIFSMRIMGKRQIGQLQPYELVVAIMVSELASLPMQDTRIPLLHGVIPIATLLIIQIIISILELKFDKARSIIDGKPSIVICKGKLVISELRNQVFTVNDLMEELRIKGYFSIEDIEYAILETNGQLSVIPKTSSEPVTKGDMNVSLKEKNLPLTVISEGKIIHQNLRILKKDEQWLKAQLKNNHIKTEKDVFIAIMNSEDELYIQDYSEDTNKSKEIEI is encoded by the coding sequence ATGTTTATTCTTTTATTTCGTACTATAATCTTATTTGTTGCTGTAATTTTTTCTATGAGAATAATGGGAAAAAGGCAAATTGGTCAGCTCCAGCCCTATGAATTAGTGGTAGCCATTATGGTTTCAGAACTTGCTTCCCTTCCAATGCAGGATACCCGTATACCACTGCTGCATGGAGTAATTCCTATAGCAACACTACTTATCATTCAAATAATTATCTCTATTCTGGAGTTAAAATTTGATAAAGCAAGAAGCATTATTGACGGTAAGCCCAGTATAGTTATTTGCAAGGGAAAACTGGTAATTTCAGAATTAAGAAATCAAGTATTTACTGTTAATGATTTAATGGAGGAACTAAGGATAAAAGGATACTTTAGTATCGAAGACATCGAATACGCCATACTAGAGACAAATGGCCAGTTATCTGTTATTCCAAAGACAAGTTCAGAGCCTGTTACCAAGGGAGATATGAATGTATCCTTAAAGGAAAAAAATCTTCCCCTTACTGTCATAAGTGAAGGAAAAATCATTCACCAAAATTTAAGAATATTAAAGAAAGATGAACAATGGCTTAAAGCACAATTGAAGAATAATCATATAAAGACTGAAAAAGATGTCTTTATTGCAATTATGAATTCAGAAGATGAGCTTTACATACAGGATTATTCAGAAGATACTAATAAATCTAAGGAGATAGAAATATGA
- a CDS encoding DUF4363 family protein, which produces MKNALISFSLFLLLLVGMYFSLNYLKSTCTKILADSTKLEELILDEKWEDADKLSNDLYYYWENKSMVLSIFVNHMEIDALNNEILKLTQYVRTKSKDESLASTHVVKFYTNSIINLQKITIQNIL; this is translated from the coding sequence ATGAAAAATGCTTTGATTTCCTTTAGTCTTTTTTTACTATTGCTTGTAGGGATGTATTTTTCACTTAATTATCTCAAAAGTACCTGTACCAAGATCCTAGCAGACAGTACAAAGCTCGAAGAACTCATTCTTGATGAGAAATGGGAAGATGCTGATAAACTCTCTAACGATCTTTATTATTATTGGGAAAACAAATCAATGGTACTTTCCATCTTTGTAAATCATATGGAGATAGATGCATTAAATAATGAAATATTAAAGCTAACCCAATATGTGAGAACAAAAAGTAAAGACGAATCATTAGCCAGTACACATGTTGTAAAGTTTTATACCAATAGTATAATAAACTTGCAAAAAATAACTATACAAAACATTTTGTAA